The Labilibaculum sp. sequence CACCAGCTTCTACACGATCAATAGCATTTTGCTTATTTGAGTGCATTTGATATAAACGTGAAATACGTTCTTTGTTACCTGTTCTAACATTATAAACGTAAGAACCTGCATCAATAGATCCAGAATACAAACGAGTAAAAGCCAAACGACCTACAAATGGGTCAGTAGCAATTTTAAATGCCAAAGCAGCCAAAGGCTCATCAACAGAAGGTTGTCTTGAAACAACTTCATCTGTTCCAGGAACTTTACCAACAATAGCATCAACATCTAAAGGAGATGGCAAGAATGTAATAACAGCATCCAACAAACGCTGAACACCTTTATTTTTAAATGCCGAACCACACAACATTGGAACAATGTCCATAGCGATAGTAGCCTTACGAATCACATCCAAAAGCTCTTGCTCTGTAATAGAATCCGGATCTTCGAAGAAACGCTCCATCAAATCCTCATCATGTACTGCAACAGCCTCAACAAGTGTTTCTCTCCACTCATTAGCTTCTTCAACTAAATAATCAGGAATATCCTCTAATGTATAATTAGTTCCGTTCTCATCATCATACCAAATAACAGCTTTCATTGCGATCAAATCAACCACACCTCTAAAGCTCTCTTCAGTTCCAATAGGAATTTGAACAGGAATTGGATTAGCCCCCAATTTCTCTCTTACTTCACGAACAGCTTTGTAAAAATCAGCACCTGAACGGTCCATTTTATTTACAAAACCCATACGTGGAACTTTATATTTATCAGCTTGTCTCCAAACTGTTTCTGATTGTGCCTCAACACCACCAACTGCACAGAAACATGCAACAGCACCATCCAAAACACGCAATGAACGCTCTACCTCTACAGTAAAATCAACGTGACCTGGAGTATCAATGATATTTACCTGATACTTTTCACTGTCGTAATTCCAAAAACAGGTTGTTGCAGCAGAAGTAATTGTAATACCTCTTTCTTGCTCTTGCTCCATCCAGTCCATTGTAGCCGCACCATCATGCACCTCACCAATTTTGTGAGAAACTCCGGTATAATACAAAATACGCTCAGTGGTAGTTGTTTTACCGGCGTCGATGTGCGCCATGATACCAATATTCCTGGTGAATTTTAAATCTCTCTTTGCCATATTCTTTTAGAATCGCTTAACAGTTATTAAAATCTAAAGTGAGCAAAAGCACGGTTAGCTTCAGCCATTCTATGTGTATCTTCTTTCTTCTTGTAAGCTCCACCTTCTTCGTTGTATCCGCCAAGAATTTCCGCAGACAATTTTTCAGCCATCGATTTACCAGATCTTTTGCGTGCAAAAAGAATCATACTTTTAATGGCGATTGAAACTTTTCTTTCAGGACGAATCTCTGTAGGAACTTGAAAAGTTGCTCCACCTACGCGTCGGCTCTTAACCTCTACTGCTGGAGTAATGTTTTCTAAAGCTTTTTTCCAAATCTCAAGTGGAGATTTCTCTAGCTTTTCTGTTTTCGTTTTAACGATTTCTAAAGCATCATAAAACACTTTAAAGGAAAGATTTTTCTTTCCGTCAACCATTAAGTCATTAACAAATCTTGTTACCAAAACGTCATTAAACTTTGGATCTGGTAATAAAATCCTCTTTTTTGGTCTTGACTTTCTCATTTTCTCTTAGTTTACGAGTTATCCGTTGTAGCTGCCTGGTTCAGTCTTCAAAAATCTCACGATCATTTACTCAACTTAATAGAGAACAACACATAAACATTAACTCACAGTTTTAAAAACTAGAATTAATTACTTTTTAGCTTTAGGTCTCTTTGTACCATACTTAGAACGACGTTGTTTACGACCTTCTACCCCTGAAGCATCCAGAGCACCACGAACAAGGTGATATCTTACTCCTGGAAGATCCTTTACACGACCACCTCTAATCAAAACGATCGAGTGTTCCTGTAAGTTGTGTCCTTCTCCTGGAATGTAAGCATTCACTTCTTTTCCGTTAGTCAATCTAACACGGGCTACTTTACGCATTGCCGAGTTAGGCTTCTTAGGTGTAGTCGTATACACACGAACACAAACCCCTCTCCTCTGTGGACAAGAATCCAATGCCGGAGCCTTGCTTTTATCGATAAGCTT is a genomic window containing:
- the rpsG gene encoding 30S ribosomal protein S7; translation: MRKSRPKKRILLPDPKFNDVLVTRFVNDLMVDGKKNLSFKVFYDALEIVKTKTEKLEKSPLEIWKKALENITPAVEVKSRRVGGATFQVPTEIRPERKVSIAIKSMILFARKRSGKSMAEKLSAEILGGYNEEGGAYKKKEDTHRMAEANRAFAHFRF
- the rpsL gene encoding 30S ribosomal protein S12; this encodes MPTIQQLVRKGRTKLIDKSKAPALDSCPQRRGVCVRVYTTTPKKPNSAMRKVARVRLTNGKEVNAYIPGEGHNLQEHSIVLIRGGRVKDLPGVRYHLVRGALDASGVEGRKQRRSKYGTKRPKAKK
- the fusA gene encoding elongation factor G; this encodes MAKRDLKFTRNIGIMAHIDAGKTTTTERILYYTGVSHKIGEVHDGAATMDWMEQEQERGITITSAATTCFWNYDSEKYQVNIIDTPGHVDFTVEVERSLRVLDGAVACFCAVGGVEAQSETVWRQADKYKVPRMGFVNKMDRSGADFYKAVREVREKLGANPIPVQIPIGTEESFRGVVDLIAMKAVIWYDDENGTNYTLEDIPDYLVEEANEWRETLVEAVAVHDEDLMERFFEDPDSITEQELLDVIRKATIAMDIVPMLCGSAFKNKGVQRLLDAVITFLPSPLDVDAIVGKVPGTDEVVSRQPSVDEPLAALAFKIATDPFVGRLAFTRLYSGSIDAGSYVYNVRTGNKERISRLYQMHSNKQNAIDRVEAGDICACVGFKDIRTGDTLCQKETSIELESMDFPEPVIGIAIEPLTQKDLDKMGMALAKLAEEDPTFHVKTDEESGQTVISGMGELHLDIIVDRLKREFKVECNQGAPQVAYKEAITGTVNHRQVFKKQSGGRGKFADIIFNLSPVDADFEGEGLQFVDKVKGGNIPKEFIPSVQKGFKEAMKNGVLAGYTVDSLKVELLDGSFHPVDSDQLSFELAAKQGYREACAKAKPVLLEPIMKIEVITPEEYMGDIIGDLNKRRGQIEGMESKHGARVVNATVPLSEQFGYVTVLRTLSSGRANSSMEFDHFAEVPKGIAKEVVEKAKGKVELL